The nucleotide sequence AAGCTGAACGCACTGGCCGAGGGGCTCCAGCCGCTCATCCTGGCCAAGGTCGAGTACGTCAACCCCGGCGGCAGCGTCAAGGACCGCATCGCGCTGCGGATGATCGAAGCCGCGGAGCGTTCCGGCGAGCTGAAGCCCGGCGGCACCATCGTCGAGCCGACCTCCGGCAACACCGGCGTCGGGCTGGCCATGGTGGCGCAGCGCAAGGGGTACAAGTGCGTGTTCGTCTGCCCGGACAAGGTCAGCGAGGACAAGCGCAATGTGCTCAAGGCCTACGGCGCGCGCGTCGTGGTCTGCCCGACCGCGGTGGCGCCGGAGCACCCCGACTCCTACTACAACGTCTCCGACCGCCTCGTGCGCGAGATCGAGGGCGCCTGGAAACCGAACCAGTACGCCAACCCGGAGAACCCCGCCAGCCACTACCACTCGACCGGCCCGGAACTCTGGCGCCAGACCGAAGGCAAGATCACGCACTTCGTCGCGGGCGTCGGCACGGGCGGCACGATCTCGGGCACCGGCAAGTACCTCAAGGAGGTCAGCGACGGCCGCGTCCAGGTCATCGGCGCGGACCCCGAAGGCTCGGTGTACTCCGGCGGTTCCGGGCGGCCGTACCTGGTCGAAGGCGTCGGCGAGGACTTCTGGCCGGACACCTACGACCGGAACATCGCCGACCGGATCATCGCGGTGTCGGACGCGGACTCGTTCGACATCACCCGCCGCCTCGCGCTCGAAGAGGGGCTCCTCGTCGGCGGTTCGTGCGGTATGGCCGTCGCCGCGGCGCTCAAGCTCGCCGAGGGCCTCGGCCCGGACGACGTCGTCGTCGTGCTCCTGCCCGACGGTGGCCGCGGCTACCTCACCAAGGTGTTCAACGACAGCTGGATGTCCTCCTACGGCTTCCTCCCGCCGGACTCCAGCGGCAGGACCGTCGGCGACGTCCTGACGAAGAAGAGCGGCTCCCTCCCCAACCTGGTGCACAGTCACCCGAACGAGACCGTCGCCGAAGCGGTGGCGATCCTTTCCGAGTTCGGCGTCAGCCAGATGCCCGTGGTCAGCGCGGAACCGCCGGTCATGGCGGCCGAAGTCGTCGGCGCCGTCAACGAGCGTGATCTCCTCGAGGCGCTCTTCACCGGCAAGGCGCAGCTGGCCGACCGGCTCGAGCAGCACATGTCGCCGCCGCTGCCGACCATCGGCGCCGGTGAACAGGTGAGCGTGGCGATGAACGCGCTCTCGGGCGCGGACGGCGCGCTGGTGCTGGTCGACGGCAAGCCGGCGGGGGTCGTCACCCGGCACGACCTGCTCGCGTTTCTCGCGGGACGGTAAAGAGGCATTTCATCGGATGGTCGGGCCGGGGCGTTACGAGCGGCCCGACCCGCTATCCGATAGCGTGTCCGGTGAGTTGAACTTTTATGTCCTCGTCAAGGGGGTTCAAGACCCAAATGAGTGCTCCGCAGCCACCGAATCAGCCTTGGGGTGGCGCCCAGCCACCGCAGGGACCCCCGAGTGGCCCTCAGCCGCAGCAAGACAACCCGTTCGGTTCCCCGGAACCGACCCAGGTGGTCCAGCCCGGCCAGCCCGCTCAGCCCGACTACGGGCAACCGCAGTACGGGCAGCAGCCCTCCTATGAGCAGCAGCCCCAGGGAGGCGGGTTCGGCGACACGCCGGAGCCCACGCAGGTCGTGCAGCCGGTCCAGCCGGGTTCCGGTGACGCGAACGCGACCCAGGTCGTGCAGCCGGTGAGCGGCGGCGGGGAAAGCCCCACCGCCGAGTCCACCCAGCTCGTGCCGCCGGGTTCGCAGCCGCCTGCCATCCCGTACGCCCCGCCGCCGAGCGCGGCCGACAACCCGTCCGCCGGTGCCTACGGCGCCCAGGGCGGCGGTTTCGGTCAGCAGCAGGGCTTCGGCCAGCCCCAGCAGGGTGGCTTCGACCCCTCGCAGGGCCAGCAGCAGCAGGGCTTCGGCCAGCCGCAGCAGGGCTTCGGCGGACCGCCGCAGGGCGGCTTCGGCCAGCAGCCCGGTTTCGGCGGACCGCCACAGGGCTACAGCCCCGCCGCCGCGGGCGGTGGCGGCGGGAACCCGATGTTCGGGTTCATCGCCGGTGGCGTCGTGGCGTTGCTCGGCCTGATCGCCTTGATCGTGTCGTTCGTCTACTTCGGTGACGCCAGCGACTATTCGAAGGTCTTCGACGGCGCTCCGAACCAAGAGCAGATCGAAAAGTTCCTGGACGAGGCCGGTGTGGTCGGTCCGGGGGCGACCTGGTTCTACGTGATCATGCTTCTGGTCGGGTCGCTCGTCTCCCTCGCCGGTGGCGTGGGGCTGGCCCTCGCGGGCAAGCTCCCCGGCACGGTGAAGAAGATCGCGCCGATCGTCGTCGCCGCCGGTGGTGCGCTGCTGGTGCTGTTCGGCGTCCTCCTGCTCAGCGGTTCGACCCCGTCGTCGGACTTCCTGGACAAGCTGCCGCCGTCCGCCAGGGAAGGCGCCGGTATCGGCGGTGGCCTGCTGCACCTGCTCCTCGGCATCGTGATCCTGATCGTCGGTGTGCTGGGCCTGATCCCGGCGACCGCGCAGTTCGTGGGTCTCGGTGGCGGCGGTTCGGTGCTGGGTGCCCCGCAGGGCGGCCAGCCCGGCGGTTTCGGTGGCCCGCCGCAGGGTGGCTTCGGCCAGCCCGGTCAGTCGGGCCAGCCCGGTCCGTACGGTCAGCCGCAGGGTGGCTTCGGCCAGCCCGGTCAGCCGTCTTCGGGTGGTTTCCCGCAGCAGGGGCAGCCCGGTGGTTTCGGGCAGCAGCCCGGGCACCAGGGTCCGCCCAGCGGTGGTTTCGCTCAGCCGGGTCAGCAGCAGGGTGGCTTCGGCCAGCCTCCGCAGCAGCCCGGCGGTTTCGGGCAGCAGCCCGGCCAGCAGGGTCCGCCCAGCGGTGGTTTCGGCCAGCCGGGCCAGCAGCCCGGTCAGCCCCCGCAGCAGTGGTGATTCGCCGCCACTGAACGGTTTCACTCGGAACACCCCCGGCCCGCGGCCGGGGGTGTTCCGTTTCGCCCGGGTATCCCCGATTCGCCTGCCACGGCCAGGTTCCGGAGGCTAGGGTGAGCGCCGTCAACCCACACCTGGCCGACGGGAGCGACGTGACCGGTCCGTACGGATATCCCGCACAGCAGCCCGGACCGGCTTATGGGTATCCCGCGCCGCAGGCCCGGCCCTCCGGGGCGACGGCGATCATCGCCGCGGTGCTCGGCCTCGTCGGTGCCCTCGCGTCGGGCTTCATCCCGATCCGCTACTTCATCGAGCTCCCGTCGGGGTTCAGCCTCTCGAACCTGCCGGGCTTCGCGCTCGTCGAGCTGGTGCTGTACCTGCTCGCCGCGTTGTTCCTGCTGATGGGCGCGTTGACCACGTTCTTCCGCTCGTTGATCGGCGCCATCCTGCTGATCCTCGGTTCGCTGCTCGCCATCGTGGCCGTCGTGCTGGAACCGATCGCCTTCCGCGTGCCGTACCGGATCCACCTCGACTTCCTGCTCCGGTTCGCGACCTTCGACGGCGTCCTCCGCCTGGCCATGGTCGTGTTCGGACTGCTCGCGCTCCTGCTGGCGGTCCTCCCGCCGACTTTCAGGTATCTGCGCTGGCGGCCCGCGCCGGTGCAGCCGTACCGGCCGCAGAACCAGTCCCCCCAGCAGGGCGGATGGTGAGATCCGGCGTACTTTTCGGGCA is from Amycolatopsis lurida and encodes:
- a CDS encoding cystathionine beta-synthase codes for the protein MEYVEHIVDLVGNTPLVKLNALAEGLQPLILAKVEYVNPGGSVKDRIALRMIEAAERSGELKPGGTIVEPTSGNTGVGLAMVAQRKGYKCVFVCPDKVSEDKRNVLKAYGARVVVCPTAVAPEHPDSYYNVSDRLVREIEGAWKPNQYANPENPASHYHSTGPELWRQTEGKITHFVAGVGTGGTISGTGKYLKEVSDGRVQVIGADPEGSVYSGGSGRPYLVEGVGEDFWPDTYDRNIADRIIAVSDADSFDITRRLALEEGLLVGGSCGMAVAAALKLAEGLGPDDVVVVLLPDGGRGYLTKVFNDSWMSSYGFLPPDSSGRTVGDVLTKKSGSLPNLVHSHPNETVAEAVAILSEFGVSQMPVVSAEPPVMAAEVVGAVNERDLLEALFTGKAQLADRLEQHMSPPLPTIGAGEQVSVAMNALSGADGALVLVDGKPAGVVTRHDLLAFLAGR
- a CDS encoding DUF4064 domain-containing protein, which translates into the protein MVQPGQPAQPDYGQPQYGQQPSYEQQPQGGGFGDTPEPTQVVQPVQPGSGDANATQVVQPVSGGGESPTAESTQLVPPGSQPPAIPYAPPPSAADNPSAGAYGAQGGGFGQQQGFGQPQQGGFDPSQGQQQQGFGQPQQGFGGPPQGGFGQQPGFGGPPQGYSPAAAGGGGGNPMFGFIAGGVVALLGLIALIVSFVYFGDASDYSKVFDGAPNQEQIEKFLDEAGVVGPGATWFYVIMLLVGSLVSLAGGVGLALAGKLPGTVKKIAPIVVAAGGALLVLFGVLLLSGSTPSSDFLDKLPPSAREGAGIGGGLLHLLLGIVILIVGVLGLIPATAQFVGLGGGGSVLGAPQGGQPGGFGGPPQGGFGQPGQSGQPGPYGQPQGGFGQPGQPSSGGFPQQGQPGGFGQQPGHQGPPSGGFAQPGQQQGGFGQPPQQPGGFGQQPGQQGPPSGGFGQPGQQPGQPPQQW